The sequence below is a genomic window from Streptomyces sp. V1I1.
ACCGCTCGCCGGCCGGCAGCAGCAGATGCAGCACATTGATGACATGGGTGGCGGTGGGCTCGTCCGGTATCCAGTGCAGCGGGGTCCTGTCCCAGTCGAACGAGACCCGGCGCGGCGTGATGGGGTAGCGGCCGATGTACTCCTCGGCGCTCACAGCGGCGGCTCCGATCGGGCGATCGCACGCAACGTCCGGGGCATGAAGCGGGACATGAAGTGGGCGCCGCGGGCTTCGGGCGTCACCGGCACCACCGCCTGGTTCTTCACGACGGCGCGCAGGATCGCGTCGGCGACCTTCTCCGGCGGGTAGTTGCGCAGTCCGTACAGCCGGGCGGATTTCCGCTGGCGCCGCTTCTCCTCCACCGCGTCCACTCCGGCGAAACGCGCGGTGGAGGTGATGCTGGTGTTGACGAAGCCGGGGCAGATCGCGGAGACCCCGATCCCCTGCCCGGCGAGCTCGGCACGCAGGCACTCGCTGAGCATCAGCACCGCGGCCTTGGAGGTGCTGTACGCGGGCAGTGTCTTGGACGGCAGATAGGCGGCCGCCGACGCGATGTTGACTATGTGGCCGCCCTGGCCACGTGCGGCCATCTGCCGGCCGAAGAGCCGGCAGCCGTGGATGACGCCCCACAGATTGACGTCGAGGACCTTCTTCCAGTCCTCGGCGCTGGTCTGGAGGAACGAGCCGGCCAGGCCGATGCCCGCGTTGTTGACCAGGACGTCCACGACTCCGTACTCGGTGGCGACCTTGCCGGCGAGTTTCTCCATCGCCTGCTCGTCGCTGACGTCGACCGTCTCGCCCCAGGCCCCGGGCGCGCCGATCAGCCGCGACATCTCCGCGGTCCTGGCCGCACCCTCCGCGTCCCGGTCCACGGCCACGATCCGCGCCCCCGCCTCGGCGAACGCGAAGGCAGTCGCCCGCCCGATGCCGCTGGCCGCGCCCGTCACCAGGACGAGCTGCCCCCCGAACCGCTCGGCATACAGGCCGCGGGCCACGGTCTCCCGCGCGGCCACCCCGGCCGCGCTGTCCTCGTTGGCCAGGACGAACTCGCCGATCCAGGCCGACAGCTGGTCCGGTCTGGTGCGCGGCGCCCAGTGCTTGGCGGGCAGCGAGCGGCGGATCAACTGCGGTGCCCACTCGCCCAGTTCGTCATAGAGCCGCTCGGACAGGAAGATGTCACCCGTCGGCGTGATCAGCTGCACCGGAGCCTGGGCGTACGCGTCGGAGCGCGGGCGGCGCAGCCGCGCGCGGACGTTGTCGCGGTAGAGCCACGCGCCGTGCGCCGCGTCCTGCGGCAGCGAGGGCGTGGGGTAGTCACCGCCGGGCACTTTCTCCAGCCGCTGCAGGATCCTGGGCCACCGTTTGCCCAGCGGCCCGCGCCAGGCGAGCTCCGGCAGCATCGGCGTATGCAGCATGTACACGTACCAGGATTTGGCGCCCTGGCCGAGCAACTGGCCGACCCTGCGGGGCGTGGGCCGGCTCATCCGCTTCTTGATCCAGTGGCCGAAGTGGTCCAGGGACGGTCCTGACATCGAGGTGAAGGAGGCGATCCGGCCCTCGGTGCGCTTCACGGTCACGAACTCCCAGGACTGCACCGACCCCCAGTCATGGCCGACCAGATGCACCGGCCTGTCCGGACTCACCGCGTCCGCGACAGCCAGGAAGTCGTCCGTCAGCTTTTCCAGGGTGAAGCCGCCGCGCAGTGGCGTCGGCGCGGTCGAGCGGCCGTGCCCCCGGACGTCGTACAGCACCACGTGGAAGCGGTCAGCCAGCCGCTCGGCGACCTCCGACCACACCTCCTTGCTGTCGGGATAGCCGTGCACAAGCAGCACGGTCGGCTGCGTCGCGTCACCCAGCTCCGCGACGCAGAGCTCGATTCCGCCCGTACGGACCCAGCGCTCCCGCGCCCCCTTGAGACTCACGCCGACTCCTCCGCCCAGCGCCGCACATGCGGCAGATCGTCGTCCAGCCAGAACGCGCTCTGCTCCGGGTCCTTGGAGTCGGTGACCACCAGGATCTCCTCGAACTTCGCGCCCGTACCCCTGAATCCGAGATGCGGCTCGACCGCCCACAGCCCCGGCCGGGGCGGGTGGTCGGAGAATTTGTACGGACTCCACAGCGGCGACCAGCCGTCCCGGTGGCCGTGCAGCGCATCGCCCGCAAGCCCCTTCAGCGACTGTGTGCCGAACCCGAAGAGATGCGGTGACCAGCGCCGCTCCTTCACCCGGTCGATCTTGTGGGCGATCACACCGAAGGGATACGCGCGGTGCCGGTTGGCATACCCCTGCCGGACCATCAGCCGGTCCACGTCCTCGTAGATCTCGCGCAGCGAGCGCCGCTCCCGCACCTCGCGCAGTATCAGCTCGCGGTGCGCCTCCAGATCGGCGAGCAGTCTGTTGTGCACAGGGCTCGGGCCGAGGCAGCCGGAGTACCCGATGTCCGCGGTGTAGCCCTTGTAGACCGGGGCCATGTCGAGGATGAAGGGCATGCCTGCTTCGAGGACGCGGTTGGTCGGGAAGAACTGCAGCGGTACTCGGAAGCCGACGAAAGCCGTGCGGTCCCCGAACCAGGCGAAGGGGAGGTGGAACCAGTCGCGCACACCCCGCTCCCGCAGCCACTCGCGCTGCATCCGCGCCGCCCCGCGCTCGGTCACCCCGGGCTTGAGCTGCGCCGCGACCGCCTCCGCGCATTCGTACGCGAGGCGCTGCACTTCTCTGAACCCCCGCAGTTCCGCGGTCAGTTCGCTTGCTGCTGCTGAGGTCATGCCACCTGCCCGTCCATCCATCCCGAGTGCGGTACG
It includes:
- a CDS encoding SDR family oxidoreductase; this translates as MSLKGARERWVRTGGIELCVAELGDATQPTVLLVHGYPDSKEVWSEVAERLADRFHVVLYDVRGHGRSTAPTPLRGGFTLEKLTDDFLAVADAVSPDRPVHLVGHDWGSVQSWEFVTVKRTEGRIASFTSMSGPSLDHFGHWIKKRMSRPTPRRVGQLLGQGAKSWYVYMLHTPMLPELAWRGPLGKRWPRILQRLEKVPGGDYPTPSLPQDAAHGAWLYRDNVRARLRRPRSDAYAQAPVQLITPTGDIFLSERLYDELGEWAPQLIRRSLPAKHWAPRTRPDQLSAWIGEFVLANEDSAAGVAARETVARGLYAERFGGQLVLVTGAASGIGRATAFAFAEAGARIVAVDRDAEGAARTAEMSRLIGAPGAWGETVDVSDEQAMEKLAGKVATEYGVVDVLVNNAGIGLAGSFLQTSAEDWKKVLDVNLWGVIHGCRLFGRQMAARGQGGHIVNIASAAAYLPSKTLPAYSTSKAAVLMLSECLRAELAGQGIGVSAICPGFVNTSITSTARFAGVDAVEEKRRQRKSARLYGLRNYPPEKVADAILRAVVKNQAVVPVTPEARGAHFMSRFMPRTLRAIARSEPPL
- a CDS encoding M24 family metallopeptidase; amino-acid sequence: MTSAAASELTAELRGFREVQRLAYECAEAVAAQLKPGVTERGAARMQREWLRERGVRDWFHLPFAWFGDRTAFVGFRVPLQFFPTNRVLEAGMPFILDMAPVYKGYTADIGYSGCLGPSPVHNRLLADLEAHRELILREVRERRSLREIYEDVDRLMVRQGYANRHRAYPFGVIAHKIDRVKERRWSPHLFGFGTQSLKGLAGDALHGHRDGWSPLWSPYKFSDHPPRPGLWAVEPHLGFRGTGAKFEEILVVTDSKDPEQSAFWLDDDLPHVRRWAEESA